In a genomic window of Taeniopygia guttata chromosome 11, bTaeGut7.mat, whole genome shotgun sequence:
- the CDYL2 gene encoding chromodomain Y-like protein 2, producing the protein MASGDLYEVERIVDKRKNKKGKWEYLIRWKGYGSNEDTWEPEHHLLHCEEFIDEFNRLHVTREKRSRHGKQAPKLLRESRGSSVEKISHRPSESGKSKGSTHKRKRINPSHQKQKRGYAAKPGSANDRAAKTVTYRTTPSGLQIMPLKKPHNGLQNGDGNHEKDSRHFGNGSQQQNVDLTDHEGEQNLPSVLEVSNNSPVVNGIGSSLANGSLNLHSTVKRKLDGEKDYVFDKRLRYSVRQNESNCRFRDIVVRKEDGFTHILLSSQTSENNALTPEIMKEVRRALCNASADDSKLLLLSAVGSVFCSGLDYSYLIGRLSNDRRKESTRIAEAIRDFVKAFIQFKKPIVVAINGPALGLGASILPLCDIVWASEKAWFQTPYATIRLTPAGCSSYTFPQILGVALANEMLFCGRKLTAQEACSRGLVSQVFWPTTFSQEVMLRVKEMASCSAVVLEESKCLVRSFLKSGLEEVNEKECQMLKQLWSSSKGLDSLFSYLQDKIYEV; encoded by the exons GTAGAGAGGATTGTAGACaaaaggaagaacaagaagggcaAATGGGAATATCTCATTAGGTGGAAAGGCTATGGGAGCAATGAAGACACCTGGGAACCTGAACATCACCTACTGCATTGTGAGGAATTTATTGATGAGTTCAACAGGCTACACGTTACCAGAGAGAAGCGATCCAGGCACGGGAAACAGGCACCGAAACTGCTGCGGGAAAGCCGAGGGTCGTCTGTGGAGAAAATATCGCATAGACCTTCTGAATCTGGGAAGTCTAAAGGATCAACACACAAAAGGAAGAGAATTAATCCATCTCATCAAAAACAGAAACGAGGATATGCGGCAAAGCCAGGATCTGCCAATGACAGGGCTGCTAAAACTGTGACTTACCGAACTACTCCCAGCGGTTTACAGATTATGCCACTGAAAAAGCCACATAATGGCCTGCAGAATGGAGATGGCAACCATGAGAAAGATTCTAGACATTTTGGGAATGGCTCACAGCAGCAAAACGTGGATTTAACTGATCACGAAGGAGAACAAAACTTGCCCAGCGTGTTGGAAGTCAGTAACAATTCCCCTGTTGTGAATGGAATTG GTTCTTCTCTGGCCAATGGAAGTTTGAATCTACACAGCACTGTGAAGAGGAAACTTGATGGAGAGAAAGATTATGTCTTTGATAAGAGACTGAGATACAGCGTGCGGCAAAATGAAAGTAACTGTCGCTTCAGGGACATTGTAGTCCGGAAAGAAGATGGTTTCACACATATTTTGCTGTCAAGTCAGACTTCAGAAAACAATGCACTGACCCCAGAG ATCATGAAGGAAGTTCGGAGAGCATTGTGCAATGCATCAGCTGATGACAGTAAACTCTTACTTCTCAGCGCAGTGGGAAGTGTATTCTGTAGTGGCCTAGATTACTCATATTTAATTGGCAGGTTATCCAAtgacagaagaaaggaaagcacTAGGATTGCAGAAGCTATAAG ggaTTTTGTAAAAGCTTTTATTCAATTTAAGAAGCCAATTGTGGTTGCTATCAACGGCCCTGCTCTGGGGTTAGGAGCTTCTATTTTACCACTCTGTGATATCGTTTGGGCAAGTGAGAAGGCTTGGTTTCAGACACCATATGCAACAATCCGACTCACTCCAGCTGGCTGCTCATCATACACATTCCCACAAATTCTGGGTGTTGCACTG GCAAATGAAATGTTGTTCTGTGGGAGAAAGCTGACAGCACAGGAAGCCTGCAGCAGAGGACTGGTGTCACAAGTATTTTGGCCAACAACATTTAGCCAAGAAGTGATGCTACGAGTGAAAGAAATGGCATCCTGCAGTGCAGTG GTATTGGAAGAGTCCAAATGTCTCGTGCGGAGCTTCCTGAAATCCGGACTTGAAGAGGTGAACGAAAAGGAATGTCAGATGTTAAAACAGCTGTGGAGTTCTTCCAAAGGACTGGATTCATTATTCAGCTACTTGCAAGACAAAATTTATGAAGTCTGA